A single genomic interval of Terriglobales bacterium harbors:
- a CDS encoding DinB family protein, producing MLPVSRRSLMRSSAIAALALCVPEVWPQGSRVLRDTQQPIGPAGAGVVTDFLDEIRLSHAYTVECAQAMAEPRYSLRPTPDMRTFGQQLVHIAESVQAIYEMFIEEKAKPAQVFSEAGQESVPSKILVVAKLHENFGYVERAALRLDGGTLEDSVPMFGGRPMTKRRVLRYLLDHATHHRGQIIVYMRLAGARPPQYRA from the coding sequence ATGCTTCCAGTCTCACGCCGTTCGCTGATGCGGTCGTCCGCGATCGCTGCCCTGGCTCTGTGCGTGCCCGAGGTATGGCCGCAGGGTTCCCGGGTCCTCCGCGACACGCAGCAACCGATTGGACCAGCCGGCGCCGGTGTGGTCACCGACTTCCTGGATGAAATCCGGCTGTCGCACGCTTACACGGTAGAGTGCGCGCAGGCCATGGCGGAGCCGCGTTACAGCCTTCGTCCCACGCCCGACATGCGGACTTTCGGACAGCAACTGGTGCACATCGCCGAATCCGTGCAGGCCATCTACGAGATGTTCATCGAGGAAAAGGCGAAGCCCGCACAGGTCTTCAGCGAAGCGGGCCAGGAATCTGTGCCATCCAAGATCCTGGTGGTCGCCAAGCTGCATGAGAACTTCGGATACGTCGAGCGGGCGGCGCTGCGGCTGGACGGCGGAACGCTGGAGGACTCCGTGCCCATGTTCGGCGGCCGCCCTATGACCAAACGCCGCGTGCTCCGCTACCTGCTGGACCACGCGACGCATCACCGCGGCCAGATTATTGTGTACATGCGCCTGGCCGGCGCCCGGCCGCCACAGTACCGGGCGTGA